The DNA window TCCAACCGTGGCGAACCTCTCCGCCAGTCCCGCGACCATCGATACCTCCGGCCCATTTCGCACCGTGACCCTCACGCTCGACATCGCGGACCCGCTGAGCGGGTTCCTTTACGGGTTCGTCAATGTCTACGACCCGAACTCCAACTTCCAGAACTCCATCAATCCATTTTACGACGGTAGCAACCGCACTTCGGGAACCGACACCAACGGCAGCTATCAGATCACCTTCGAGCTCCCGCCCGGAAGCCTCGAAGGAACATGGATGATCGATGTCTCGACCCGCGACCAGGCCGGCAACAGCGGCTTCTCACCCGGCAGCTCCGTGACCTTCGAGGTCGACAACAGCGGAGCGGCGACCGGTGACGTCTCGGATGCCATCGATGCCACCCAGTTCCCGTGGTCGGTCTCCGGAGATGAGGACTGGTTCTTCCAAACGTCGGTCACCCATGACGGAATCGACGCCGCGCAGAGCGGCCCCATCGACGACAACGGATCAACGTCGCTCGAATTGACGATCATCGGCCCGGGCACCCTCGACTTCTGGTGGAAGGTCGACTCGGAAGAGGACTACGACATCCTGTCCGTTGAAGTGCTCGGGACGGGCAACTTCGAGGAAATCAGCGGCAACGTGGATTGGACCCAGTCGAGCGTGCTGATCCCTCCGGGGCCGCAAACGGTGATCTTCGATTACAGCAAGGACAACAGCGTATCGTCCGGCGCGGACACAGGCTGGGTCGACCGCGTCTACTTCGCCGCCGATGCCGATGGTGAAGCGCCGGTCATCCAGTACATCAGCATCACTCCGAATCCGGTGGATATTTCCGGAGGTGACCAGACCTACACGATCACCGTTGAGGTTTCCGACGAATTCAACGGATTCGATTCCGGCAATCTCACAATCTACGACCCCTTCGGCGAGTACTACGACGATCTCTATTTCGACAGCTTCAACCTGGTCTCGGGTGACGAGTTTTTCGGCACCTACGAAGTCGAGGGCACGATCTACCAGAGCGACCTGATCCCGCAGATCGACTACAGCCTCGGACAATGGTACGTCGAAGCGGAGGTCGGCGATGCGGTTGACGGCTACTCCCGTTACTACAGTGAATTCGACGACCCCTTCCCGAACCCGGGGGACGAAACCTTCGTCGTCAGCGACGGAGGGTCGGTGGGGACCGGCCCGCCGGTACTCGAAAGCATCAACTCCATCCTCCCCGACCCGGTCGACGCTTCCGCGGGAGCGACGAGCGTCACGGTGAACTTCGATGTTTCCGACGGAGACAACGGACTCGATTACGGGTTCGTGGAACTCTACAACCCGACAGGCGGGTTCGTGAATTCGGTCTATTTCTCAAACACCGATCTCGTCGCCGGAGATGAGTTCTCCGGAACCTACGAGGTAACGGTTCCGATTCCGCAGTACGCACCGCCGGGAACGTGGTCGGTGAACTTCTACCTCCAGGACTTCGGAGGCGATGACCGGAACTACCCGTTCGACGAACCCTTCGCGAATCCGGGCGACGAGGAGTTCGCCGTCACCAATACAGGAACCGCGGATACGACAGGGCCCGTACTTCATTCGTTCTCGCTGAACCCGACCACGGTGGACACCACCTCGATGGCCGAGACGATCGATGTCGATTTCAACGTAACCGACGATTTGGCCGGCATCCGCGGCATCTTTCTGTTCGTCTACGATCCATCCGGCACGTTCCAGTTCACGGTTTCGGTCGATCCGGCCTCGGGTGTCGCGGGCGACTTCACCACGACCATCAACCTTCCCATGTCCAGCGCCGAGGGCACTTGGGAAGTCGTGGTCTTCCTGCGCGACTTCGTCGGCAATACGAACCGATACGGGCAGTTCGGAGATCCGTTTCCGGTTCCGGGCTCGGAGGAGTTCGTCAACGTGACTCCCACACTCTCGACATTCGAGACCCTGATGGCGGCGTATCCGTTGACTGGAGCCGACGCGGCCGCGGACGCGAACCCTGACTTCGACCTTTTCTCGAACATCTTCGAGATCCTTCTGGGACTTGACCCCACCGTCGCCGACTTCCCCGTCCCGGCGGTGTATGACTCCCATGTCGCGGGCGGTGAACTGCGGATCGATTTCACCATCGATCCGTCGTTGAGCATTCACGCCAACGGACAGTTTCTCGAAGTCGACGACGGCACCAATCCGCCCTTCGAGATTACCGGACAATCCTCCAACAACCTGAGCACCTGGACCCATCAGCTTCCGGTTCTGATCAGCGGCACAACCTACCGGGTTTCGATCCCGATCGGCCCCGACACCACCGGCAATCTCCGGCTCTTCGCCAGGGACCCGTGACCCCGTCAGGGCCCTGCGTCCTCTCACGGACGCCCTGAGACACATAGGGTTGCACATCGGGGCCGATTGCCAATGATCCACGCCATGAGCTTTCGCAAAGCCGTGGTGACCGCCGCCAGCCCGACGGAGTCGCACCTCCCCCTGCAAACGCTGGTCGATCCCGAAGGCGTCTCCCGCCCGGCCCTCGAAATCCTCCTCGACGACCTGTTCGCCGCCGGGCTCGACTCGGCCGCCGTGGTCATCGCGCCGGGCAAACGGGACGCCTACCTGAACGCCGCCGGTGCACGCGCCGATCGCCTCACGCTGATCGAGCAGACGGAACCGCGGGGATACGGACACGCGGTCTGGACCGCGCGCGACTACACCGAGGACGACCCGTTCGTGCTGCTCGTCGGCGATCACCTTTTCCACAGCCGGAAGCAAACCTCATGCGTGGCGCAGTTGCTCGAAGTCGCCGCAGGGCACGATGGCTGC is part of the Haloferula helveola genome and encodes:
- a CDS encoding DUF7035 domain-containing protein is translated as MLRLPCAAALFAAAGISCVHAQDSTPPEVASITVSPGSIDVASSDGAVTVTVNITDDSSGFDFGNFFLYRPGDQFVDSFFFDSGARISGDDLDGVYEMTLPVSQYSPPGTWSVGVLAFDNDSNQITYDSSGTAFPVPGDEEFDVTNAGTIDNAIPTVANLSASPATIDTSGPFRTVTLTLDIADPLSGFLYGFVNVYDPNSNFQNSINPFYDGSNRTSGTDTNGSYQITFELPPGSLEGTWMIDVSTRDQAGNSGFSPGSSVTFEVDNSGAATGDVSDAIDATQFPWSVSGDEDWFFQTSVTHDGIDAAQSGPIDDNGSTSLELTIIGPGTLDFWWKVDSEEDYDILSVEVLGTGNFEEISGNVDWTQSSVLIPPGPQTVIFDYSKDNSVSSGADTGWVDRVYFAADADGEAPVIQYISITPNPVDISGGDQTYTITVEVSDEFNGFDSGNLTIYDPFGEYYDDLYFDSFNLVSGDEFFGTYEVEGTIYQSDLIPQIDYSLGQWYVEAEVGDAVDGYSRYYSEFDDPFPNPGDETFVVSDGGSVGTGPPVLESINSILPDPVDASAGATSVTVNFDVSDGDNGLDYGFVELYNPTGGFVNSVYFSNTDLVAGDEFSGTYEVTVPIPQYAPPGTWSVNFYLQDFGGDDRNYPFDEPFANPGDEEFAVTNTGTADTTGPVLHSFSLNPTTVDTTSMAETIDVDFNVTDDLAGIRGIFLFVYDPSGTFQFTVSVDPASGVAGDFTTTINLPMSSAEGTWEVVVFLRDFVGNTNRYGQFGDPFPVPGSEEFVNVTPTLSTFETLMAAYPLTGADAAADANPDFDLFSNIFEILLGLDPTVADFPVPAVYDSHVAGGELRIDFTIDPSLSIHANGQFLEVDDGTNPPFEITGQSSNNLSTWTHQLPVLISGTTYRVSIPIGPDTTGNLRLFARDP